Within bacterium, the genomic segment TTCATGTACTTTTATGAATAAGGACAAAAAGTACATTGCGGATTGTCATACAGCGCTCATGGATCCCATATCACCTCAACTCATACGCGATGCCATCGCCGGGGATCAGAAGGCCTATGCCGAGATCGTCCACCGTTACCGCAACCAGATCTACAACCTTATTCTGCGGATGGTGCGGCGGCGCGAAGAGGCGGAGGATCTGACCCAGGAGACCTTTATCAAGGCCTTCAATGCCCTGGCCAGTTTCAATGCCGAATATGCCTTCAGCACCTGGCTTTACAAGATCGCCGTCAACAACTGCATCGACCATTTCCGTAAAAAACGCCTCAAGACCTTTCCGATCGACAATCCCATCACGGCGAAGGATGGCGAGCTGCAGCGCGAGTTTCCCGACCAGGAGGCCGGCCCCGATGCCGGATTGATGGAAAAAGAACGCCGCCTCACGATCGAGGAGGCCATCGCCTCGCTGCCGGAAAAATACCGCCAGGCCATCGTCTTGCGCCATGCCCAGGATAAATCCTACGAAGAGATCGCTCTGGGGCTCGGGATCCCCATCGGCACCGTCAAGGTGCGCATCTTCCGGGCGCGCGAAATGTTGAAGAAAAAGCTGCGCGACCAGCGCAAGAGCCTTTTCAGCTGATCCCGGCGCACAACTCCCGGCAGACCAGATCATAGAGCAGCACCCCGTTTCGCGTCAGTGCCAGCCGTGCGCCGTTCAGGGTCAGGAGCGCCTCTCCCTCCGCAGCGGCGAAGGGGGGCGACCCCAGCGCCACACCGCCCAGCCGTTTCAGGACGCGGGCGCCTCGCTTGAGAAGGTCTTCGCCGAAGCGCTGCTGCCAGAGCTCAAGATCGATGCCGGCGCTGCGGCGCAGGCCCAGCAAAACGGTCTCGGTCCGCTTCTCCTCCATCCCGAGTGTTTCTTCGCCAGCCACCGCCGGTTCTCCCCTCTCCCAGCTCTCGAGGTAGGCCTCAAGATCCCGGACGTTCCACCAGCGCTTCCCCGCAGCGTAAGAGTGGGCGGCCGGTCCCACCCCCAGGTAATCCGAACCGCCCCAGTACCCCTGATTGTGCCGGGCTTCGCACCCCGGCCGGCTGTAATTGGAGATCTCGTAGTGACGGTAGCCGGCGCATTCCAGCAGTGTCTTGCCGGTGAGAAACATCTCCCGCTCGTGTTCTTCATCGCAGCGCTGCAGTTCGCCGCGTGCGAACGCTCCGGCCAGTGGGGTGACGGGTTCCACGGTCAGACTGTAGAGCGAGAGATGTTCGGGGTGGTACTCGAGGGCAGCGGTGACCGACGCGGCGTACGTAGTGACGGATTGGCCGGGCAGTCCGAAAATGAGGTCCAGGCTGAGATTGGAAAAGCCCGCCTCCCGGGCGGCTGTGATAGCGGAATGCGCTGCGGCGGCCGAGTGGATGCGGGTCAGCAGCTGCAGTTCGCGGTCGTCGAAAGACTGGATGCCAAGGGAGAGGCGGTTGATGCCGGCGCGGCGGTACCCGGCGAGATGGCGGATGTCAAGGGCGCCGGGGTTGGCTTCGAGGGTGATCTCGGTATCGGGCCCGGGCGGCCAGGCGACGGTAAGGGTTTCGAGGAGCGGCTCGAGGACATCAGGCGGGATCAGGGATGGGGTTCCGCCGCCCCAATAGAGGCTGGCGAGGAAGCGGTCCGCGAAAAGGGGGGAGCGCCGGTAAAAGGCGATCTCCTGCTGCAGCGCCGCGAGGTAGCGCGGCAGCAGGTGGGTGCGGGTCGTGGAGTAAAAGTCGCAGTAGATGCACTTGTGCTGGCAAAAGGGGATATGGATATAGAGGGCCAGCGGGTCCATGGCTCAGCGGATGATGCCGAAAATGCGCGACCACCGCACGCGGTGGAGAAGCGATTCGGCGTGGTCATAGGAGAAATAGATGACCATGGCCTGGCCGCGGATATTCGCCATCGGCATGAAACCCCAGTAGCGGCTATCCTGGCTGTTGTCGCGGTTGTCGCCCATCATGAAGAGATGGTGGGGCGGTACCACCACCGGTCCAAAATCGTAAGCGAATCCTTCATAGCGGCGGATGGTATACTCGCGGCCCTCGGGGATGCGTACCCGGTAGTAGTTGATCCAGCGCCCCTCCGAGTCATCGAAGCGACGTTCAAGGAAGCGGATCTCGCCCTCGGGCCTGCTGTTGATATAGACCAGACCCTTGCGCATCGATACGGTGTCGCCCGGTACACCGATGCAGCGCTTAATATAGTCAAGTTTTTCATCGAGGGGGTACTTGAAGACGATGATATCCCCACGTTTGGGCTGATGGATGGCTGGCATGTGCAGGGAGGGCAGTTTGATGTCGGTCCCGATGATGCGGTCCGGGGTGTTGGCGCCATAGACAAATTTGTTGACCAGGAGAAAATCACCGACCAGGAGGGTGTCCTTCATCGATCCGGTGGGAATGCGAAAAGCCTGGATGACCAGTATGCGCAAGATCAGGGCGGCGATCAGCGCAACGGTCAATGCCTCGAAATACTCCTTGAAAATCTGACGTCCTTTACCGCTCATTCATGATCCTTTCGCCATTCGGCTGGGCTGGCTTAATAGGTCCATTCCATTTTATCTAACTTATTCTCCGCCATGACGGTTCCCTGGTAAAGCGCGGCCACGACGAACAGGGCGGAAATGAGGATGCCTGGATCCGGGGAGTGCAGGAATACGAGGCTGAGGGCGATCAGGCCGCCGACGAGCCCCATGCAGCCAAAGAGTACCAGAGAGAGAAAAAAGCTGCTGCCGGCGCTGATCATCCGTTTGGGATGATCCCATGCGAAATTGGAAAAGTACACCCCGAATAGGCCACCGCACAGGGTCGCTCCGGCATCCAGTACTGCCAGTACGGCAAGAATACGAACAAGGGCGGCGGCGGAGGTAGGGTAGATCAGAGCGATGATGCCCGCAGCGAAGATCCCGCTGCACAGGATGAAGAGGAAGCTGAGGGTCATCTTGGCCAACCAGACCCAACGTAGCCGGACGGGCGCCAATTTGAAGAGGCCGAAGGCGGTGCGTTCCATCGGCACCATGCGCGTGGACAGGGTGCTGCCCATGAGCATGCTAAAGATGAAGAGAAAGAGGAAGGGCATATAGACGGCGAAACGGCCGGTCTCCGCCGCGCTCTGGTTGAGAAAGGGTAGCAGGATCATCATCAGGGTGAAGAGGAGGATCTGCATCAGCTGCTGGGTGTCGCGGCGGATGATCAGGAAGTCGCGCCGGATGATCTGGACGAAGAGACTGCCATCCCGGCTGAAGCTGGAGGGACGGGTTTTCCCGGTCCTCTGCCTGCGGTGGGTGGTCATCTCCAGACCGCTGAAGATGTCGCGGCGCAGGGCCCCGCGCAGCAACGCTGAGGTGAGTCCGTACAGCAGCAGGCTGGTCGCCAGCAGCAACAAGCCGCTGCCCGCTGCAGCGGCGAAGCGATGGTCATGGATGGACATGAGGCAGCGGATGAGTCCATCCGAGGGCAGCCAGGCGGCCAGCCGTGCCCCGGCGTCGAGGTACCGCTGACCGGGCAGGGTGGAGGCCGCAGCAGGGAGGCGTTCCGGACGCATCACCTGAAAGCCGAGCCAAACGGCGATCGAAATTAGGCTGAGGAGCATGGCAGCGACGTTTTTGGCCTTGCGGGCTGGCATGACGCTCACCAGCCCCATTGCCAGGAAGGCACCCAATCCGGTGGGGATGGTCA encodes:
- a CDS encoding sigma-70 family RNA polymerase sigma factor, which gives rise to MDPISPQLIRDAIAGDQKAYAEIVHRYRNQIYNLILRMVRRREEAEDLTQETFIKAFNALASFNAEYAFSTWLYKIAVNNCIDHFRKKRLKTFPIDNPITAKDGELQREFPDQEAGPDAGLMEKERRLTIEEAIASLPEKYRQAIVLRHAQDKSYEEIALGLGIPIGTVKVRIFRAREMLKKKLRDQRKSLFS
- the hemW gene encoding radical SAM family heme chaperone HemW, with the protein product MDPLALYIHIPFCQHKCIYCDFYSTTRTHLLPRYLAALQQEIAFYRRSPLFADRFLASLYWGGGTPSLIPPDVLEPLLETLTVAWPPGPDTEITLEANPGALDIRHLAGYRRAGINRLSLGIQSFDDRELQLLTRIHSAAAAHSAITAAREAGFSNLSLDLIFGLPGQSVTTYAASVTAALEYHPEHLSLYSLTVEPVTPLAGAFARGELQRCDEEHEREMFLTGKTLLECAGYRHYEISNYSRPGCEARHNQGYWGGSDYLGVGPAAHSYAAGKRWWNVRDLEAYLESWERGEPAVAGEETLGMEEKRTETVLLGLRRSAGIDLELWQQRFGEDLLKRGARVLKRLGGVALGSPPFAAAEGEALLTLNGARLALTRNGVLLYDLVCRELCAGIS
- the lepB gene encoding signal peptidase I gives rise to the protein MSGKGRQIFKEYFEALTVALIAALILRILVIQAFRIPTGSMKDTLLVGDFLLVNKFVYGANTPDRIIGTDIKLPSLHMPAIHQPKRGDIIVFKYPLDEKLDYIKRCIGVPGDTVSMRKGLVYINSRPEGEIRFLERRFDDSEGRWINYYRVRIPEGREYTIRRYEGFAYDFGPVVVPPHHLFMMGDNRDNSQDSRYWGFMPMANIRGQAMVIYFSYDHAESLLHRVRWSRIFGIIR